Below is a window of Meiothermus sp. CFH 77666 DNA.
TACTTACGAGATGTAATCCTGAGCCTCTTGCACCTCAAAAAGTGGCCGGTGTTGCGCTCGGTTAGAAAGTTCTCGGCTAATCCCTATCCTCTACTCAAGCTAATCCGAGGGTTGTGATAAAAGCCTGCTCATCTGCAAACCTCTGACCAATTGCCTTGAAATCAGTAAGAATTTATATCCCAGGGCTTTGCCAAGATGAGAGACCGCTTGCCCAGAGCGGGCGTTACATGAAAAGGGCTGTTTTGTGCTGCTTGCCACAATTTAGGATACGGGTTCTTCCGGATCAGGCCAGGCTTCCTGTTGGAGGGGCGCAGGGGAATAGGGGGCTCGAGGCTGCCTCCATGCGCCCCAGCCGGGATCGGACTCAGGCGAACTGTTCTGCTGCCAGCATGGCCACATCAATGGCTCTTTGTACGGCCTGATCCTTGGCTTCCAGGATGGGTTGTTCGGCCCGGGTGCGCTGGGCAATGATGCCGCAGATGCAAGCTGCAGCGAACCCGTATACATTCCCCATCTTGAACAGGGTTCCGGCCTCCATCTCGTAGTTGAGTACCCTCAGGTTGCGATACTCTTCGGTGATGCCCTGTAGCGTCCGCAGCAGATGCGGGTTGGCCGAACCGGTGCGCTCCTGTCCTTCGTAAAAGGTATCCACCGAGGCGGTGATACCCACAGCATGGTCAATGCCCAGCCGTCTGGCGGCCTCTACCAGTGCTACGGTGAGAAAAGGGTCGGCGCTGGCAGGATACTCGGGTGGTGCAATATCGTTCGCGGCCCCCTGGCGACACAGAGCGGCCTTGGAGATGACCACGCTGCCCGGGGGCACATCGTCTTGAATGGAGCCGCTGGTACCTACGCGAATGATGGTACGGATACCGACCTGCACAAGCTCGTTTACCACGATGCTCAGACTGGGGGCGCCCATGCCGCTGGTAGCCGAGAGGATGGGGCGTCCGTTGGGCAAAAATCCCAGGTAACTGTGGAGCCCCCGGTTTTCTGAAAGCGTCTTGACCTGGCTCAGCCTGGTTCGAGCAATCAGGGTAGCCCGGCTGGGGTCTCCGCTCAAAATGGCCAGGGTAGGAGGGGTGTCGCCCAGATCCTCGGGTCCAAAGCCGATGTGGTAAAGCGTTGGCATGGGCTCATTATGGCACTTCTTCGGTGCGGGCAAGAGCCATCCGGCT
It encodes the following:
- a CDS encoding nucleoside phosphorylase, which encodes MPTLYHIGFGPEDLGDTPPTLAILSGDPSRATLIARTRLSQVKTLSENRGLHSYLGFLPNGRPILSATSGMGAPSLSIVVNELVQVGIRTIIRVGTSGSIQDDVPPGSVVISKAALCRQGAANDIAPPEYPASADPFLTVALVEAARRLGIDHAVGITASVDTFYEGQERTGSANPHLLRTLQGITEEYRNLRVLNYEMEAGTLFKMGNVYGFAAACICGIIAQRTRAEQPILEAKDQAVQRAIDVAMLAAEQFA